In a single window of the Bradyrhizobium erythrophlei genome:
- a CDS encoding FadR/GntR family transcriptional regulator: protein MTAPVTFRPIRTRRAFEEICERIREQLALGVLKPGDKLPPERELAQQLGVSRNVLREALRSLEMAGILRLQKGVKGGAFIQEGDTSRMNEVMRDMLSLGTISVRELSEARINVIDLVVRLACVNARQRDFEALEANIERTDLATHEGRLLDRVECSREFYKLLAESTGNKVIAMITNSVTEIHMRFVYAKVASSGAATPRLTDKRRQFLSALRARDVAVATRLMRIHLESVQRMLESDPGSMSLHVALAEVQPAVRR from the coding sequence GTGACGGCTCCCGTTACATTTCGGCCAATCCGCACGCGCCGCGCCTTCGAGGAAATCTGCGAGCGGATTCGCGAGCAGCTGGCGCTCGGTGTCCTCAAGCCGGGAGACAAATTGCCGCCGGAGCGCGAACTCGCGCAACAGCTCGGGGTCAGCCGCAATGTCCTTCGTGAGGCGCTGCGAAGCCTGGAAATGGCGGGCATCCTCAGGCTACAGAAGGGTGTCAAGGGCGGCGCCTTTATTCAGGAAGGCGATACCAGCCGCATGAATGAGGTCATGCGGGATATGCTCAGTCTCGGAACCATCTCGGTGAGAGAGCTGTCCGAGGCGCGAATCAATGTCATCGATCTTGTGGTTCGGCTTGCCTGCGTCAATGCGCGGCAGCGCGATTTCGAGGCCCTGGAAGCCAACATCGAGAGGACAGATCTCGCGACGCACGAAGGACGATTGCTCGATCGGGTCGAGTGCTCTCGTGAGTTCTACAAGCTCTTGGCCGAATCGACCGGCAACAAGGTCATCGCCATGATCACGAACTCGGTCACCGAAATTCACATGCGCTTCGTGTATGCCAAGGTCGCCTCAAGCGGCGCGGCGACGCCACGGCTCACGGACAAGCGCAGGCAATTCCTTTCAGCGTTGCGTGCGCGAGACGTTGCTGTGGCGACGCGGTTGATGCGAATTCATCTGGAATCGGTCCAGCGGATGCTCGAATCGGATCCTGGCTCGATGTCGCTTCATGTAGCGTTGGCGGAAGTGCAGCCGGCTGTGCGGCGCTGA
- a CDS encoding cytochrome P450 gives MIANVKIAIGGGINEPRDALLTILYGLLTNPDQLDAVRAGGKWRSAFEEGVRWVAPIQASSRLVMEDTEIRGCLIPKGDTVMTIQASANRDEEVFEDSENYNGLREPNPHQAFGNGPHHCAGAHLSRRTVGAILLPMLFERFPNMALLDPASVRWHGFGFRGPLNLPLLLR, from the coding sequence ATGATCGCCAATGTGAAGATCGCGATCGGCGGCGGCATCAACGAGCCGCGCGACGCCCTGCTGACGATCCTCTACGGCCTGTTGACCAATCCAGATCAGCTTGACGCCGTGCGCGCAGGGGGCAAATGGCGCTCCGCGTTCGAGGAAGGGGTGCGGTGGGTGGCGCCGATCCAGGCGAGTTCACGGCTCGTTATGGAGGACACGGAGATTCGCGGCTGCTTGATCCCGAAGGGCGACACCGTGATGACGATCCAGGCGTCGGCCAACCGGGACGAGGAGGTCTTCGAAGACAGCGAGAACTACAACGGGCTGCGCGAGCCCAACCCTCACCAGGCCTTTGGCAACGGCCCGCATCATTGCGCGGGCGCGCACCTGTCGCGGCGAACCGTTGGCGCCATCCTGCTGCCAATGCTTTTCGAGCGCTTCCCCAACATGGCCTTGCTTGATCCCGCGAGCGTGCGCTGGCACGGATTCGGTTTCCGCGGCCCGCTCAATCTGCCACTACTCCTGCGATAG
- a CDS encoding ABC transporter substrate-binding protein has translation MNRINSIWGAFAIFALLAASSAWAQKAYGPGVSDTEINLGQSTPLSGPASSFGAGAGRAVVGYFEMLNQQGGINGRKIKFTQLDNAYSAPKAVEQSRKLVEDVGVLAEVGTIGTAPNVAIQKYLNGKRVPQLFITAGGRRFNDPKTFPWTVPLYPDFETEGRVIAKYILKTKPDARIGVLYQNDDFGKDYLKGLRAGLGSKASQIIAEVSYEIADPTIDSQIVQLKSAGVDTLIEQSSAKAAAQSIRKVHELNWTPLHVIGGSAASVETVLKPAGLDASKGLVTTQFLKQPGDPAWSNDEEVKAYKEFLLKYAPSANPDDYSVLVAYMNVHAVTLVLKRCGDQLTRESLLSQATSLHGQRLPMMLPGVSLSTTPDDYTPFKTLRIAIFDGASWTLSNDVLSAE, from the coding sequence TTGAACCGCATCAATTCGATCTGGGGCGCATTCGCGATATTCGCCCTGCTTGCAGCATCATCGGCGTGGGCACAAAAGGCTTATGGCCCCGGCGTCAGCGACACGGAGATCAATCTCGGACAGTCGACGCCGCTCAGCGGTCCGGCATCGTCATTCGGTGCCGGTGCCGGGCGCGCCGTCGTCGGCTATTTCGAAATGCTGAACCAGCAGGGCGGAATCAATGGCCGCAAGATCAAGTTCACGCAATTGGACAATGCCTACAGCGCACCTAAGGCCGTCGAGCAGTCGCGGAAACTCGTCGAGGACGTAGGCGTGCTTGCCGAGGTCGGCACAATCGGCACGGCACCGAATGTCGCGATTCAGAAATATCTGAACGGCAAGCGGGTACCGCAGCTGTTCATCACGGCGGGAGGACGGCGCTTTAACGATCCGAAGACTTTCCCCTGGACCGTGCCGCTCTATCCGGACTTCGAAACGGAAGGCAGAGTCATCGCAAAGTACATTCTGAAGACGAAGCCGGACGCCAGGATCGGCGTACTTTACCAGAACGACGACTTTGGAAAGGATTATCTCAAAGGTCTGCGCGCCGGGCTCGGATCGAAGGCCTCGCAGATCATTGCGGAGGTGTCCTATGAAATCGCCGATCCAACAATCGACTCCCAGATCGTTCAGCTCAAATCGGCCGGGGTTGATACCTTGATCGAGCAATCCTCCGCAAAGGCTGCGGCTCAATCGATCCGCAAGGTCCATGAGTTGAACTGGACCCCTCTTCACGTCATCGGCGGCTCGGCGGCGTCGGTCGAAACCGTGCTAAAGCCCGCAGGTCTCGATGCGTCGAAGGGATTGGTCACGACGCAGTTTCTCAAGCAGCCGGGCGATCCGGCCTGGAGCAATGACGAGGAAGTCAAGGCTTACAAGGAATTTCTCCTGAAGTACGCGCCCTCAGCCAATCCCGACGACTATTCGGTCCTGGTAGCCTACATGAACGTCCATGCCGTAACTCTCGTCCTGAAACGTTGCGGAGACCAGCTCACGCGAGAGTCTCTTCTCAGCCAGGCGACCTCGCTCCATGGTCAACGTCTTCCCATGATGCTTCCGGGGGTGTCGCTAAGCACAACACCTGACGACTACACACCGTTTAAAACGCTGCGGATCGCGATATTTGATGGAGCAAGTTGGACGCTGTCGAACGATGTCCTGTCGGCCGAATGA
- a CDS encoding MarR family winged helix-turn-helix transcriptional regulator produces the protein MAKLLTAIGMAIFTSDGPQLRSKGMSADKGMKSASAADIARNWQLEGGIGFLLRLLEARYDVLYQNVTRQSEITPRQFGVLIALYQQGPLTPSVLAERISCDRNTLSEMLKRMAARKLISKKNNAEDRRSIQVQIAAKGEAALLDVIPATAELQNLMLAPLRKQDRSHFLKCLLAIAKAPPSDSTEPSED, from the coding sequence ATGGCCAAGCTGCTAACGGCTATCGGCATGGCAATTTTCACGTCAGATGGACCCCAGCTCAGGTCGAAAGGCATGTCAGCCGACAAGGGAATGAAATCTGCTTCGGCTGCCGACATTGCACGCAATTGGCAGCTGGAGGGCGGCATAGGGTTTCTTCTTCGGCTGCTCGAAGCCCGGTACGACGTGCTCTATCAAAATGTAACGCGTCAGAGCGAAATTACCCCGCGGCAGTTCGGCGTGTTGATCGCATTGTATCAACAAGGTCCCCTCACGCCCTCGGTTCTCGCGGAACGCATCAGTTGCGACCGCAATACGCTCAGCGAAATGCTCAAGCGGATGGCGGCGCGGAAACTGATTTCAAAAAAGAACAACGCGGAGGATCGCAGGTCGATCCAGGTTCAGATCGCGGCCAAAGGTGAAGCCGCACTTTTGGATGTCATCCCCGCCACTGCCGAGTTGCAAAACCTCATGCTGGCACCGTTACGCAAGCAAGATCGGTCGCATTTCCTCAAATGTCTGCTGGCGATCGCCAAGGCTCCCCCGTCGGATTCGACTGAGCCATCGGAAGATTGA
- a CDS encoding acyl-CoA dehydrogenase — protein MAATELPSDDVRTMLRDSLRGFLGAQWNPEAAAKASGLAEAIAAIWTGLAGQGVATLGRDFGEGGLREILVVMTELGGSSCPAPMWSAALANLALSGCRAEAALDLLERLHEGTARVAFSFGALDPDADAGTIQLADGHASGLLRFVEVAESCTHLVVCMEDSCLAIVALDGPGVDLEPTRAMGAWGLYEVRLKEAPASHIDLASGDLDDRLLEGKLALVGRAQGAARAAFDMTVDYARERKQFGQPIGRFQAIQHKLANCLIALEGVRLTLDHAAHLHDRADKDWRYFVNAAVAFGCDALRRVSLEVQHTLGAIGYAEEHQAPRHFKRVHLDTVALGGAAEARRRVATFLFDKGGTGLPQYDLGPAANELRDQAQAWLDENWSGERKAAFDAKPFSRREFDPDFALDIGKTGWIGLGWSREFGGQARSPLEQIAFIETMERGEAPRIGAAIQANAIMMFGTPTQQEGYLPEILRGEAMHGMGYSEPEAGSDLAALRTRAVRDGDSWIINGQKIWTTTWWGKYMFLAARTDPEAKPPHAGISMFIVPMDAAGITIRPATTMYDGTFANIFYDNVRIPLENIVGEVNGGWKVLTGALAYERGLVGGGIVLKVAHAFEQLRKRVMAQTSGARPPGDDPVVRDRMATLACEIEVGRQLMVHCAELAADGITPPEYGAISKVFSGELMERFGEAALDILGMRATLSEQMPGALDNGRFEQNLRHSLMWVISIGTNEIQRSLIAQRGLGLPR, from the coding sequence ATGGCTGCGACAGAGCTGCCGAGCGACGACGTCAGAACGATGCTCCGCGATTCCCTGCGGGGGTTTCTGGGCGCGCAATGGAATCCGGAGGCGGCAGCGAAGGCTTCGGGATTGGCGGAAGCAATTGCTGCGATCTGGACTGGGCTTGCCGGCCAGGGCGTCGCGACGCTTGGTCGCGATTTCGGCGAAGGGGGGCTTCGCGAGATTCTTGTGGTCATGACGGAGCTCGGCGGGTCCTCGTGCCCGGCGCCGATGTGGTCGGCCGCACTGGCCAATCTGGCGCTTTCGGGCTGTCGGGCCGAAGCCGCGCTCGATTTGCTCGAGAGACTGCATGAGGGGACGGCGCGCGTGGCGTTCTCGTTCGGAGCGCTGGATCCCGATGCCGATGCGGGCACAATTCAGCTCGCAGATGGACACGCCAGTGGCCTGTTGCGTTTTGTCGAAGTGGCGGAGAGCTGCACGCACCTCGTGGTTTGTATGGAGGATTCCTGCCTGGCCATTGTCGCATTGGATGGTCCTGGCGTTGACCTGGAGCCAACCCGGGCGATGGGCGCCTGGGGTCTTTATGAGGTTCGCCTGAAAGAAGCGCCGGCGAGCCATATCGATCTGGCATCCGGTGATCTCGATGATCGGCTGCTCGAAGGCAAGCTCGCCCTTGTGGGGCGGGCACAGGGGGCGGCCCGAGCGGCTTTCGACATGACGGTCGACTATGCGAGGGAACGAAAGCAGTTCGGGCAGCCGATCGGGAGGTTTCAGGCGATCCAGCACAAGCTCGCCAACTGCCTGATCGCACTCGAAGGGGTGCGTCTGACGCTCGATCATGCCGCGCATCTGCATGATCGCGCCGACAAGGATTGGCGCTATTTCGTTAATGCCGCCGTTGCTTTCGGATGCGACGCACTGCGGCGAGTTTCGCTCGAAGTGCAGCATACTTTGGGGGCCATCGGCTATGCCGAGGAACATCAGGCGCCCCGCCACTTCAAGCGTGTGCATCTCGATACGGTCGCACTCGGCGGCGCGGCGGAAGCGCGGCGGCGGGTCGCCACGTTCCTGTTCGACAAAGGCGGGACCGGTCTGCCGCAGTACGATCTTGGTCCCGCAGCGAACGAGTTGCGCGACCAGGCCCAGGCCTGGCTGGACGAAAACTGGTCCGGCGAACGCAAGGCGGCTTTCGACGCGAAGCCGTTCTCCAGGCGCGAGTTCGATCCTGACTTTGCGCTCGATATCGGCAAGACCGGCTGGATCGGATTGGGATGGTCAAGGGAATTTGGCGGGCAGGCGCGCAGCCCGCTTGAGCAGATCGCCTTCATCGAAACCATGGAGCGGGGCGAAGCGCCCCGGATCGGCGCCGCGATTCAGGCCAACGCGATCATGATGTTCGGGACGCCGACCCAGCAAGAGGGATACTTGCCGGAGATCCTGCGCGGCGAAGCCATGCATGGCATGGGTTACAGCGAACCCGAAGCGGGGTCGGATCTGGCCGCTCTGCGCACGCGCGCGGTGCGGGACGGCGATTCCTGGATCATCAATGGACAGAAAATCTGGACCACGACCTGGTGGGGAAAATACATGTTCCTCGCCGCGCGAACGGATCCCGAGGCAAAACCGCCGCACGCGGGAATCAGCATGTTCATCGTCCCGATGGACGCGGCCGGCATTACCATTCGGCCGGCGACCACGATGTATGACGGCACCTTTGCCAACATCTTCTATGACAACGTCCGCATTCCCTTGGAAAACATCGTCGGGGAAGTCAACGGCGGATGGAAAGTGCTCACTGGGGCGCTCGCATATGAGCGCGGCCTTGTCGGCGGCGGCATCGTGCTCAAGGTCGCTCACGCCTTCGAGCAGTTACGAAAACGCGTTATGGCGCAGACGAGCGGTGCGCGACCGCCTGGCGATGATCCGGTCGTCCGAGACAGAATGGCAACGCTCGCCTGTGAAATCGAGGTCGGTCGCCAGTTGATGGTGCATTGCGCCGAACTCGCGGCCGACGGGATCACGCCACCGGAATACGGCGCAATCAGCAAGGTGTTCTCCGGCGAACTGATGGAGCGCTTCGGCGAGGCCGCGCTCGACATTCTTGGGATGCGCGCGACACTGTCCGAGCAGATGCCGGGTGCCCTCGACAACGGCCGATTTGAGCAAAACCTCCGTCATTCCCTGATGTGGGTCATCAGTATCGGGACCAATGAAATTCAACGCAGTCTGATTGCACAACGCGGCCTTGGGCTGCCGAGATAG
- a CDS encoding cytochrome P450 has translation MVRWVSPVKHFFRTSTETYTLRGKTIRPGDHLMMAYPSANRDDDAFERPFSFIADRNPNRHVGFGFGIHACIGMYLAKIEMVIFFRELLTRVNSIALAGEPAWIETSFLGGLKRLPISFKASEATATPTFAK, from the coding sequence ATGGTTCGCTGGGTTTCGCCGGTCAAGCATTTCTTCAGGACGTCAACCGAAACCTACACGCTTCGTGGCAAGACAATTCGGCCGGGCGATCATCTCATGATGGCGTATCCGTCGGCAAACCGGGACGACGATGCGTTCGAGCGCCCGTTCTCCTTCATTGCCGATCGGAATCCAAACCGCCATGTCGGCTTCGGCTTCGGTATCCACGCCTGCATCGGAATGTACCTCGCCAAGATCGAGATGGTGATTTTCTTCCGCGAACTGCTGACGCGGGTCAACTCGATCGCGCTCGCCGGTGAACCTGCCTGGATCGAGACGTCCTTTCTAGGAGGCCTGAAACGGTTGCCGATCAGCTTCAAGGCGTCTGAAGCGACGGCTACCCCTACGTTCGCGAAATGA
- a CDS encoding enoyl-CoA hydratase/isomerase family protein produces the protein MTRYAKYECLKVEIEAKVATVTLNRPQARNAINQKLIRELRSIWDDLADDHAVNAVVLTGAGEFFSVGGDVKAMSERPGGDVLEEGEVHDPMISRRGVTRQLELDKPIIAAINGDAIGLAATHALLSDITVMAEDARIGDTHVSRVGLVAGDGGTVIWPLLVGINKAKEFLMRGTLLSGKEAERIGLVNHVVPRADVLMKAREIALELANGPTWAIRWTKLSINQILKDRVNMMLEASMALEQVTFATADHKEATLSFKEKRKPKFGKA, from the coding sequence ATGACGAGATACGCCAAATACGAATGCCTGAAGGTAGAGATTGAAGCGAAAGTGGCGACAGTGACCCTCAACCGCCCTCAGGCGCGCAACGCCATCAATCAGAAGCTGATCCGCGAGTTACGATCAATATGGGATGATCTTGCCGACGACCACGCCGTCAACGCGGTTGTGCTCACTGGTGCGGGCGAGTTTTTCAGCGTCGGCGGCGACGTAAAGGCGATGTCAGAGCGGCCCGGGGGCGATGTTCTGGAGGAGGGTGAAGTGCATGACCCGATGATTAGCCGTCGCGGCGTCACGCGTCAGCTCGAACTCGACAAGCCGATCATTGCTGCGATCAATGGTGACGCTATAGGCCTTGCGGCTACCCACGCGTTATTGAGCGACATTACGGTGATGGCGGAAGATGCGCGCATCGGCGATACCCATGTTTCGCGTGTGGGCCTGGTGGCGGGGGATGGTGGCACGGTGATCTGGCCGTTGCTCGTCGGCATCAACAAGGCCAAGGAGTTCCTGATGCGCGGGACGTTGTTGAGCGGCAAGGAGGCCGAGAGGATCGGTCTCGTCAACCATGTGGTGCCTCGCGCGGACGTGCTCATGAAGGCGCGAGAGATTGCGCTTGAGCTCGCCAATGGGCCGACCTGGGCCATTCGCTGGACAAAGCTGTCGATCAATCAAATCCTGAAAGACAGGGTGAACATGATGCTCGAAGCGTCAATGGCACTTGAGCAGGTCACGTTCGCCACCGCCGATCACAAGGAGGCAACTTTGTCGTTCAAGGAGAAGCGCAAGCCGAAATTCGGGAAGGCCTAG
- a CDS encoding CaiB/BaiF CoA transferase family protein, giving the protein MQEGTTTMPLEGIRVLDFSIMLAGPYCARLLADVGADVIKIEPPEGDDMRLRTPLRDGNSAYFGQLNAGKRSVALDLKSADAIKLVHRLVAETDILVENFRPGVMNRLGLGYETLREINPRLIYCSISGYGQTGPASERAAYAMIVHAESGFDRSLMRYAGDRDRPATGAIFVADVLGGIFGYSTIQTALVQRGRTGQGQRIDVALMDCMLNLLVYELQEAQFPIHASRPTYGPVRTLDGDILIAPITPRNFAALCEVTGQAELNDDPRFNTVPARGANWTAMMQVIEQWTRRLTVRECIAALDRAGVPSAVYRDPGAALTDPHLLQRGAFATIADAAGEFVGVNAPWKMSGAHTAMKREIPGVGAHRDEVLSQALGMSTEAIAGLAEAGAFGKARV; this is encoded by the coding sequence ATGCAAGAGGGAACCACGACAATGCCGCTCGAAGGCATTCGCGTGCTCGATTTTTCGATCATGCTGGCCGGTCCTTACTGCGCTCGGCTGCTTGCCGATGTCGGCGCGGACGTGATCAAGATCGAGCCGCCAGAGGGCGACGACATGCGGTTGCGCACGCCACTGCGCGATGGGAACAGCGCCTATTTCGGTCAACTCAATGCAGGCAAGCGTAGCGTCGCGCTCGACCTGAAAAGCGCCGATGCGATCAAGCTGGTGCATCGGCTGGTCGCGGAAACCGACATACTGGTCGAGAATTTTCGTCCGGGCGTGATGAATCGCCTTGGCCTCGGCTACGAGACGTTGCGCGAGATCAATCCGCGTTTGATCTATTGCTCAATCTCGGGCTACGGGCAAACCGGTCCCGCTTCGGAGCGGGCCGCCTATGCCATGATCGTTCATGCCGAGAGCGGCTTCGATCGTTCGCTGATGCGATATGCCGGAGACAGGGATCGGCCGGCGACCGGAGCTATCTTCGTCGCGGACGTGCTCGGTGGCATTTTCGGCTACTCCACAATCCAGACTGCGCTGGTACAGCGCGGGCGCACCGGTCAGGGCCAGCGGATTGATGTTGCATTGATGGATTGCATGCTGAACCTGCTCGTGTACGAATTGCAGGAGGCTCAGTTTCCGATCCACGCATCGCGCCCAACTTACGGTCCGGTGCGGACCCTGGATGGCGACATTTTGATCGCGCCGATTACACCCCGAAACTTCGCCGCACTTTGTGAGGTGACCGGACAGGCTGAACTTAACGACGACCCCCGGTTCAATACCGTGCCGGCACGGGGCGCCAACTGGACCGCGATGATGCAGGTCATCGAACAGTGGACCCGGCGCCTCACGGTGCGCGAATGCATAGCCGCGCTTGACAGGGCCGGGGTTCCTTCCGCGGTATACCGGGATCCCGGTGCGGCACTAACTGACCCACATCTGCTGCAGCGCGGCGCGTTCGCGACGATTGCGGATGCAGCGGGCGAGTTCGTCGGAGTCAATGCGCCCTGGAAGATGTCAGGCGCGCACACTGCCATGAAGCGCGAAATACCCGGTGTGGGCGCACACCGGGACGAGGTGCTTTCGCAAGCCCTCGGCATGTCTACCGAGGCGATCGCCGGACTCGCAGAGGCGGGCGCATTCGGAAAGGCGAGGGTCTGA
- a CDS encoding Rieske 2Fe-2S domain-containing protein, whose protein sequence is MLSHEDNERLVRVGKGTPLGDLFRLYWIPFLPSADLVNDGQPKRIRLLGEDLVAFRDTEGRVGLVDQACPHRGAPLIFGRNEDCGLRCVYHGWKFDVTGAVTDMPAEPARSRLKERVRIKGYPCQERNGIVWTYMGPDAANLPPLPNLEWNLVPQEQVHISLRVQECNWLQAVEGEIDSAHAPLLHGRLDAQGTTSAWIQKRDLRPTFECIKQDFGMSIAARRNYDANTLYWRVNQFLLPFYTLVPPLSPFPDLSGHAWVPIDDENTLCIMFSYHPSQPLAEKTRKIFAEGHNGRESGHASRHSLVQHPVTVPYANYWTKYNAQNGFQFDYGAQQTTWFSGLPGLWVQDGACQSGVSPIFDRTKENLCSSDTGIAMTRRLLLESLGAYRDHGTKPKGVTEPDVFMVRAVSLRLPPEDSWVDVGAEFMRAQLGADFGYDV, encoded by the coding sequence ATGCTTTCGCACGAAGACAACGAAAGATTAGTGAGGGTCGGAAAGGGCACGCCCCTTGGAGACCTGTTCCGGCTTTACTGGATTCCTTTTCTACCCTCGGCCGATCTTGTCAACGACGGACAGCCGAAGCGCATCCGGCTGCTAGGGGAGGATCTGGTCGCATTCAGGGACACCGAAGGTCGGGTCGGTCTGGTCGACCAGGCGTGCCCGCATCGTGGCGCGCCGCTGATCTTTGGGCGAAACGAAGATTGCGGGTTGCGCTGCGTCTACCATGGCTGGAAATTCGATGTAACGGGCGCTGTGACCGATATGCCGGCGGAGCCGGCCCGCAGCCGCCTCAAGGAGCGCGTCAGGATCAAGGGTTACCCCTGTCAGGAGCGAAACGGGATCGTCTGGACCTATATGGGTCCGGACGCCGCCAATCTTCCGCCGCTGCCAAATCTGGAATGGAATCTGGTCCCGCAGGAGCAGGTTCACATCTCGTTGCGGGTCCAGGAATGCAATTGGCTGCAGGCCGTCGAAGGCGAAATCGATTCCGCCCATGCGCCGTTGCTGCATGGACGACTTGACGCCCAGGGTACGACCAGCGCCTGGATTCAAAAGCGCGACCTCCGTCCGACGTTTGAATGCATCAAGCAGGATTTCGGGATGAGCATCGCCGCCAGGCGGAATTACGATGCAAATACCCTGTACTGGCGGGTCAATCAGTTCCTGCTGCCGTTCTACACACTGGTCCCGCCGCTATCCCCGTTCCCGGATCTAAGCGGGCATGCCTGGGTGCCGATAGATGACGAGAACACGCTCTGCATCATGTTCTCGTATCACCCGTCGCAGCCATTAGCGGAAAAGACGCGCAAGATCTTCGCAGAGGGACACAATGGCCGTGAGAGCGGTCACGCCAGCCGGCACTCGCTTGTTCAACATCCCGTAACGGTGCCGTACGCGAATTACTGGACGAAATACAATGCGCAAAATGGATTCCAGTTCGACTACGGAGCGCAGCAGACAACCTGGTTCTCGGGATTACCCGGGCTGTGGGTACAGGACGGCGCGTGCCAAAGCGGCGTTTCGCCGATCTTTGATCGCACCAAGGAGAATTTGTGCTCCAGCGACACCGGCATCGCGATGACACGGCGGTTGCTGCTCGAATCGCTCGGAGCCTATCGCGACCATGGCACCAAGCCAAAAGGCGTGACCGAACCTGATGTGTTCATGGTGCGCGCCGTGTCCCTGCGATTGCCGCCGGAAGATTCCTGGGTCGACGTCGGCGCCGAGTTCATGCGCGCGCAGCTTGGCGCCGATTTCGGGTACGACGTGTGA
- a CDS encoding acyl-CoA dehydrogenase family protein yields MEALFCFLRKRRGIAMSFTEEQNAFRDSIQKMVAKHVAPIAAEIDATDRFPTEIVKLFGEMGLMQLWVPEQYGGPNGNLTMVCIAREEISKVSPACASIAGLNSMFIMPLLHFGSEEQRKKYLPIIAGGGVVTAIAISEPQAGSDVTAINTRARKDGDCYILNGRKQWCSYGVAADYIIVMARTGDGPGADGISAFIIEPKRMAGVTFGRHERKMGFRGAPNTPIFFDNVRVPAENLVGEEGKGFRASMRALDLNRPTIGAQSVGLAQGALDVCIAYTKERKQFKKAISEFQGIQFMLADMAIQIEAARALVYECARAGDAGDWKRLNVLASMAKCFGSDMAMKVTTDAVQIFGGYGYTMDYPVERMMRDAKLTQIFEGTNQIQRVVIARELLR; encoded by the coding sequence ATGGAAGCGCTTTTTTGCTTCCTGCGAAAAAGACGAGGAATCGCCATGAGCTTCACTGAGGAGCAGAATGCTTTCCGCGACAGCATTCAAAAAATGGTGGCCAAGCACGTGGCGCCGATCGCCGCCGAGATCGACGCGACCGACCGATTCCCTACGGAGATCGTCAAGCTATTTGGTGAAATGGGCCTCATGCAGCTGTGGGTGCCCGAGCAGTATGGCGGTCCGAACGGCAATCTGACGATGGTCTGCATCGCTCGCGAGGAAATATCAAAGGTCTCGCCTGCTTGCGCCTCGATCGCCGGTCTTAACTCGATGTTCATCATGCCGCTGTTGCACTTCGGCTCAGAAGAGCAGCGGAAAAAATATCTGCCCATCATCGCTGGCGGCGGCGTTGTCACCGCAATTGCGATTTCCGAACCGCAAGCTGGCTCTGATGTTACCGCCATAAACACACGCGCCAGGAAAGACGGCGATTGCTACATCCTCAACGGCCGCAAGCAGTGGTGCAGCTATGGTGTTGCGGCCGACTACATTATCGTTATGGCGCGGACCGGCGACGGCCCAGGCGCTGACGGTATCAGCGCGTTTATCATTGAACCAAAGAGGATGGCCGGCGTCACTTTCGGGCGCCATGAGCGAAAGATGGGGTTTCGCGGCGCACCAAACACACCGATCTTCTTCGATAATGTCCGGGTACCTGCGGAGAACCTCGTCGGGGAGGAAGGCAAGGGGTTTCGGGCGTCGATGCGGGCGCTTGACCTCAACCGGCCGACCATCGGGGCTCAATCTGTCGGGTTGGCGCAGGGCGCCCTCGATGTCTGCATCGCCTACACGAAAGAACGCAAGCAATTCAAGAAGGCTATTTCGGAATTCCAGGGCATCCAGTTCATGCTGGCCGACATGGCAATCCAGATCGAGGCGGCCCGCGCCCTCGTCTACGAATGCGCACGCGCCGGCGATGCCGGCGACTGGAAGCGGCTCAACGTGCTCGCAAGCATGGCCAAGTGCTTTGGCAGCGACATGGCAATGAAGGTCACGACCGACGCCGTTCAGATCTTCGGCGGCTATGGTTACACCATGGATTACCCGGTCGAACGCATGATGCGTGACGCCAAGCTTACGCAGATCTTCGAAGGAACCAATCAGATTCAGCGCGTGGTCATCGCCCGCGAATTGCTACGGTAA